From the Verrucomicrobiota bacterium genome, the window TACGAGGATTTCGGCCCCAAGCTGCAGTCGGCGGCGGCGGCTTGGAACCCGGCGGACTGGTCCGAATTATTTCGTCGAGCCGGGGCTCACTACGTCGTCTTTTCGGCCAAACATCACGATGGCTACCTCATGTGGCCGAGCCGATTTTCCGCAACCGCGCCGGGTGAGTCTTTTGCTTCGCCGCGCGATTTTGTGGGCGAACTGGCGGCCGCGGTCCGCAAGTCCGGATTGCGTTTCGGTGTCGCGTATTCGGGCGGCCTCGATTGGTCCGTGACACGCGTTCCCATCACGAATATCGCTGAACTTTTCATCAGCACACCGACGCCAACGAATTACCTGCACGCGGTGGATCGTCATTGGCGGGAACTGATCTTCATGGCCAAACCCGATCTGCTGTGGAACGACCTTGGCAGCCCTGCTGACCTGCGGGTGGAGGCGCTTCACGAGGAATATTACGCCTCCGTTCCCGAAGGAGTCGTGAACGATCGATTCAGCCTCGGGCTTTACCCGGGTCCCGCCAGGAAACCCCGCGCGGATTTCGCCACTCCCGCCCTCGACCATCGCGACCGGCAGCAAGGGCGTCCATTCGAGGTGACCCGTCCGCTCGGCCGCTCGGCGGGATTCAACCGGGAGGAGCGCGAAGAAGATCTCCTGGCGCTCCCGGATCTCGTCCGGCTGCTGGTGGACGTGGCGTCGCGCAACGGTCGATTGAGTCTCGCGGTGGGTCCGGACGCGAGCGGCATCATCCCGGCTTTGCAT encodes:
- a CDS encoding alpha-L-fucosidase, with amino-acid sequence MMLPGGQFPPRVPQRMPLTLRLGSRVLWLAFLWLRTALTAASVLPTAWDEAPRRPLPGWFNDAKLGVFVHWGPYAVPGFAPRSDEPSEMFTRGGWELWFARHSGAEWYANSLRIPGSPVERFHRRTYGEKVRYEDFGPKLQSAAAAWNPADWSELFRRAGAHYVVFSAKHHDGYLMWPSRFSATAPGESFASPRDFVGELAAAVRKSGLRFGVAYSGGLDWSVTRVPITNIAELFISTPTPTNYLHAVDRHWRELIFMAKPDLLWNDLGSPADLRVEALHEEYYASVPEGVVNDRFSLGLYPGPARKPRADFATPALDHRDRQQGRPFEVTRPLGRSAGFNREEREEDLLALPDLVRLLVDVASRNGRLSLAVGPDASGIIPALHRRRLEELGAWMSIHGEAIHATRPWLVPELRTQEGLDLRFTERGSNWFVHVLNPARTNRLRLHPFRSMPDTLVQWLGVASAATWRSQSNAIEVEVPLERVRVPVLTLKISPQPVWLARP